In Salvelinus namaycush isolate Seneca chromosome 12, SaNama_1.0, whole genome shotgun sequence, the DNA window cacagctaacacaatcacttcaaacttaagctggaaagactgcaaactagcagCATTTCATTTAGTTtcacctgttttctattgacatttatttttatatatccataaaaattatgccagctgattcatgagtTCGACTAGCTGAGAaaagctgtctgcctgtctgtctcgtcccgactccctacaccttcattactatgggactgCTGAAGATCGAATTTCAAAATgtaaacaatgttgcaaatgtcggagagacataCAGCAAGGTTAATACAAATCTCCGCagttgaaaaccaaatgctagtctaaaagaaatgggagataatgtctagatgctttttatagtggagaatTGCGTGGCTGgattgatgagacagtggattgcgcagtgagatggaacagaataaataggcattttaatgtcatagCTTTAGCGGGTGGTAATGTGTGGAATgaacaccggctggaatgcgatTTTTTAAATAATCATCATCCAGGATTATatccacccgttgtataataaaaatatattccattgcatgagccacatttCTTAAATGAACATtccaaactcagcaaaaaaagaaacatcctctcactgtcaactgcgttaattTTCAGCTAATTTAACATGTGTCAATATTtgaatgaacataacaagattcaacaactgagacataaactgaacaagtgccacagacatgtgactaacagaaattgaataatgtgtccctgaacaaaggggggggggggtcaaaatcaaaagtaacagtcagtatctgatgtggccaccagctgcattaagtactgcagtgcatctcctcctcatggactgcaccagatttgccagttattgctgtgagatgttaccccactcttccaccaaggcacctgcaagttcccggacatttctgggggggaatggccctggccctagccctcaccctccgatccaacaggtcccagacgtgctcaatgggattgagatccgggctctttgctggccatggcagaacactgacattcctgtcttgcaggaaatcacatacagaacgagcagtatggctggtggcattgtcatgctggagggtaatgtcaggatgagcctgcaggaagggtaccacatgagggaggaggatgtcttccctgtaacgcacagcattgagattgcctgcaatgacaacaagctcagtccgatgatgctgtgacacaccgccccagaccatgatggaccctccacatcccaatcgatcccgctccagagtacaggcctcggtgtaatgctcaatccttcgacgataaacgcgaatccgaccatcacccctggtgagacaaaaccgcaactcgtcagtgaagagcacttttataccagtcctgtctggtccagcgacagtgggtttgtgcccataggcgacgttgttgccggtgatgtctggtgaggacctgccttacaacagacctacaagtcctcagtccagcctctctcagcctattgcggacagtctgagcactgatggagggattgtgcgttcctggtgtaactcgggaagttgttgttgccatcatgtacctgtcccacaggtgtgatgctcggatgtaccgatcctgtgcaggtgttgttacacatggtctgccactgcgaggacgatcagctgtccatcctgtctccctgtagcgctcttttaggcgtctcacagtacgaaacattgcaatttattgcctttgccacatctgcagtcctcatgcctccttgcagcatgcctaaggtacattcacgcagatgagcagggaccttgggcatctttctattagtgtttttcagagtcagcagaaaggcctctttagtgtcctaagttttcataactgtgaccttaattggtcttaacgaccgttccacaggtgcatgttcattaattgttaatGGCTCATTGAACaatcatgggaaacagtgtttaaaccctttacaaagaAGATCTgttaagttatttggatttttacaaattatctttgagagacagggtcctgaaaaaggggcatttctttttttgctgagtgtacattaccatggaaattatagcatcacaataccaggcagccattgcgaaTGTaaccatgagtttaccagtcaaattccaatcccgttctattcattctatttccatgtGTGCTGCTGCTGAAGTGAAGGGGGCTTTGCCTAGGCAACCAAAGACTTGTTTGGTACAACACCTTGCTTTTGtcagcaaggagcaacaaagtttcATCACATTGTAAAGAGTTCATGTTACCGCAGAAACAGATTCAACCGCATGAATGCCTGGCCGTCCTGTCTTCAGATTGTTCCACAAAAAAAACAATGGTTTCAAATGGTTATGACGTCTTTTTTTtttgggtgggggtggggggggggttgattgGTCTTCATCCATAATTGGCTGTTACACAGTACGGTTATTGTCCCAGCCCTAATTGTTTCAACATTAGTAGATTTGTATTTCTTTTTCCAAAATAAACTGATTCATGTTTCAAGCCAGCAGGGCTGACTCATCTTTTTAAAATTATGTTGCTGTATCGTAGTTTAAGCATTTCAACTATGTAACAACAAGTGTATGTTGATATGTGTGCAGTCTGCAGAGGGAGAGCAGGTTAATAGTGGTGACCAGACCAGATCAGGAGGTATAGGCAAGAAGATGAAGGCCATCTCACTGACGATGAGGAAGAGGATGGGCAGGCAGTACGCTAAAGCCCTGTCAGAGGATATGGTGAGTGAGACGAAGCACGTTGTGGCAAACAGATCAACTGTGTTTTCTTTTCTTTATTATTTAGTTTGAATAATTTTATTAATCGATTTAAACAAAATCAATATTGCACTTACATTTTTACATTGCAATTACCATTGTACAGTTTTTCTTTACATTGAAAACAAAACCGACAACCCCCCCCAACCTCAACTGTATTTTTTGACATTCAGTGTGCCACAGACCTCTGATAAAAGCCAAACGAGTTAAATGAAAGTTGAACTAAAAGAAAGTTGATATCTGAATGCAGAGGTATAGGCTGATATGTAGGAAATGTACAGTAAGACCAAGTCCACATAAATGAACAATATAAAACCAACAGAACAGGAACCTTGGAAGTGAATAGTACAGAATGATAATACAGTGATCATAGAGTGGTAATAAAATACAGTAATAATACAGTGCATGGCTCATCAGGAAGTAAAGAAAGGAGGATTATAAATTATGACGAACAAGTTAGGCTAGGCTTTTAGTCCAGAGACCAACATGTCCAAACACTGGTCAGTACAGGACAAAGACTCATTAACACGTCACCTGGTAACCAAGTAATTTGTGAAGCTAAAAAGACACAACCCTTCTCTCACAAAGAGAACGAGGGAGGTACAGTCAGAGCCTATGGAGCAGGTATAGGGGGATTACACACAGCTCCTGCCTATGTCAAGTCTCAGTTATAAATGGCAAGGCAGCTCTGTGTGGATTAAggactcagagagagaggagagaagctaCTCTGTGTTCTTGCACAAACTGCCTGGGATACTGAGCCGTTTTGGCACACGGAACATCTTAGAACCCTGCCCCGACCCGGCCCTCTGATTAGTTTAGCTTTCTCCTTTCCTTCCTCCTCAACCGCCATGCtgtgagaggagatgagatggggAGTGACGGCATAAAGAGAAAAGGAGggcaaagaaaataaaaaaacatgaccTGTTCTGTTGTTTTTTTACTGGTAGTGCGACGAGACGGAGAGAGATGAAGAAGGAGAAGGGGATGTTGTTTACGGCGTCCATTCATTTCCAAAAGGACACAGAAAGTCCAGTCACTCTCTGGAAAGCCTCTACAGTCTCAATAGTGGACAAAGCTCCTCcagtaagcacacagccaacatcTTACTGGATTCAACAAGTTCACTCTCTCTTTACTAATGCAATTTTAGTTTACTCTGCAGTTGATAAAAATCAAGTGTGTAGTCTCATCTGCTAAGGCATGTTGTTGGACCTTGATTTACCCAACAAAGGATGCCTGACAAACATAATCACAGTCAAAATTCTAAACTGTCAATATTTAATTCACCGCCATAACCATCATACTGTAACTTAATATTATAATTGTTAAGTAGACTACTGTTAGACCAGCATCAATcataggaggctgctgaggggaggacggctcataataatggccggaacggtgcgaacggaatggcatcaaacaactGACAACCATGTGTTTAATGGATTTGATACCATTCCCCTAATTCCGCTCCAGCTATTACCACAGGCCTGTCCtccacaattaaggtgccaccaacctcctgtggcatCAACCCTCATGAATAGACATCGCATTAAGGAGTAAAAAAACTACCTCACTATGTAGCATGATGTATGACAACACCCACAATGCTCACCGTAACACATTCGGCCCTGTGTTTGTAAAGGTTGTTGTGAAGCTAACATGATGTCTGTCTCCTACCAATCCAACTGTGCTGCGCCCTAGGTGGGGTTACCAGTGGGTCAGACGGCTCCAGTAACAGAGACAGTCTGAGGCTGGATGAGGAGCTGCCCCTTTCCTACACAGGCCAGTTCTGTGGCAGAGCCCGGGTCCACACTGACTTTGTCCCCAGTCCCTACGACACTGAATCACTCAAACTTAAGGTAACCTACCTGACTGAACCACCTGACTGAATTGTCAAACCTGTCCTTCAGCACATCCTCGTGGATTTTTAAGCAGTTGAGATAGAGCCAATGTCTTGCAAAGTAGCTTGTGTAGACCTAATACATTGCATTGCTCAAGTAAAATGCCAATTTCTTCTTTCAGGTAGGGGATGTGATTGAGATCATCAGCAAACCTCCTATGGGGATATGGACAGGCATGCTGAACAACAAGGTGGGGAACTTTAAGTTCATCTACGTAGACCTCATAGTAGAGAAGGTTCCTGAACCGCCTCAGAAGATGACACACAGGAGGAGCAGGAGACCCCGGCCCAAAACGCTACAGGAACTCCTAGAGCGCCTCAATTTGGAGGTaaactgactctctctctcgctctctcactgtctctctctctcactctcttccctgtctctctcctcaaaCCTGCTGTCACAAACAATCGCTCTCAAACAAACTTGTTTCCtgcattctttaaaaaaaactataaaTTGCATCTTTAGAGAACCATACATTTCTGATGTCAACACAGTGATGACAGACAGGATTGAGATGTTTTTGTTGTAACATGATGGCTTGCTTACCGATTGGTATtgtttctctgtgttgtaggAGTATGCCTCCTCCCTGCTCCTTAATGGGTACCAGACAGTAGATGACCTGAGGGAGCTGAAGGAGCAGCATCTGGTGGAACTCAATGTGACTGATTCTGAACACAGACATCGTCTGATGGCTGCCGTCGAGTGCCTCCAAGAACCCCAAAGTGAGTCAGGGCAGTCTTTTCCCTACTTTGATTTCCAGGTGGGATGCAAAGGCACTCAAGACAACACCTGGGCCTTCTGGCATCAACATTGCCAATTTAAACCAATAACAATCCAAACTCTTAGGTGAGGCGCTCCAGAGCTGCTAGTTCTGACAAAAACAGTAGGTGTGGAGGAGATCAATATTCCCTCTAAGCATATGTACTGTATTTAGATTGCCAAAGGTCTGGTTTTAGATGTCAAGCGGATAAGGAAGGGTATACCGTCAGCGGAGGAAGTGCTGTATCAGGGCCGTGGTATCAGGGACACAGATAAAAAGGCTAATGATAACTGGATAACCACCACTTACAGCACAGAGAACACAACAGGACAGTTACCACACATAATTCAACACAGTCACAACCAATCATTCAGGACAGTTACCACACACGGTTCAAAAGAGTTACAATAAACAATTCAGGACAGTTACAGCAAACAGCTCACAACAGTTACCAATCACAGTTTAAAACCATTAACAATACTGCTAAATTGGCAAACTGTCTATTATAACAAAGTAATATCACGGCAAGAAGTGAACTTCAGAATACAACATTGAGTGCATCTCACAGTGTGTGTTAATAACAGGATATCAGCCATCTTGTCCTGGCCATAGCTAGATAAAGAAGATGTATTACACTGCTAATACCTTAAGAGTCAGTTGCTAGAAGGACATGAAAGGAAAGGCTGAGTGGTAGTCAAGAAACATAACATTGAGTGATGCAAGACAAGACAAGCTACTAACAGGAAATGTCATTTTCAGAAGCCACTGTGGTTTGGGTGTTGCCCTAGCCCATATATCTTGTTTTTCAATCTTATGCAAACGCTTTGGATCTTTTGAACTTCACTTTTAGCTGCAGTAACCAAAAGTAACAAGGTCTCGGACTCAGAGATTCAACAGCCTACATAAATATTGAAACATACCAGCTACAATAGGCATAATATTTCAGTGCTTAAGAGAAAAAGGAAACTATGAAAACAGTTTTTTCTGCAACTCTGATATTGTGGGAGCATATCAGATTTGTGGACATAACATTTAAATAGACCACAATAAGCTCTCTAAGCCCCCATGTCTGTTCCATTCCAGGTGATGGTCAGAAGGAGGGAGAGTTAAACAAGGAAGCCAATTCCCCAACTGAGAGTATTAAAGCCGACCTGAACTGCCCCAGAGACTCTGGCTGCTA includes these proteins:
- the samsn1b gene encoding SAM domain-containing protein SAMSN-1b isoform X1, with amino-acid sequence MLQRKPSNVSNKDTKSKTKPKRSTSFGRFDSLRHQPAPVKPEENGGALSAEGEQVNSGDQTRSGGIGKKMKAISLTMRKRMGRQYAKALSEDMCDETERDEEGEGDVVYGVHSFPKGHRKSSHSLESLYSLNSGQSSSSGVTSGSDGSSNRDSLRLDEELPLSYTGQFCGRARVHTDFVPSPYDTESLKLKVGDVIEIISKPPMGIWTGMLNNKVGNFKFIYVDLIVEKVPEPPQKMTHRRSRRPRPKTLQELLERLNLEEYASSLLLNGYQTVDDLRELKEQHLVELNVTDSEHRHRLMAAVECLQEPQSDGQKEGELNKEANSPTESIKADLNCPRDSGCYMPSDCSDNSKEETDIHVPALHHHSPMAQT
- the samsn1b gene encoding SAM domain-containing protein SAMSN-1b isoform X2, which codes for MLQRKPSNVSNKDTKSKTKPKSAEGEQVNSGDQTRSGGIGKKMKAISLTMRKRMGRQYAKALSEDMCDETERDEEGEGDVVYGVHSFPKGHRKSSHSLESLYSLNSGQSSSSGVTSGSDGSSNRDSLRLDEELPLSYTGQFCGRARVHTDFVPSPYDTESLKLKVGDVIEIISKPPMGIWTGMLNNKVGNFKFIYVDLIVEKVPEPPQKMTHRRSRRPRPKTLQELLERLNLEEYASSLLLNGYQTVDDLRELKEQHLVELNVTDSEHRHRLMAAVECLQEPQSDGQKEGELNKEANSPTESIKADLNCPRDSGCYMPSDCSDNSKEETDIHVPALHHHSPMAQT